A single Eremothecium sinecaudum strain ATCC 58844 chromosome VIII, complete sequence DNA region contains:
- the MSB1 gene encoding Msb1p (Syntenic homolog of Ashbya gossypii AAR145W; Syntenic homolog of Saccharomyces cerevisiae YOR188W (MSB1)) gives MANMLQNSKVLPEYGNYSSSGRNGVSGGDSVIRSEGGTKVVSGNSKTQAVGDDEEFEFYQSFTEDKVRLVIHAITKSLKASRTEEEYIFLPFRPGHSNQKLLVFLNSVFPMGNSQAVGENKLHKIIAKTDTWTLVQALKYIWCRLPGGEVIGWESYEMFRQEEERQGYPAQSFLEIMPKCLRSQDHASIVYDFFDLLIAVSCSPNTKVSAKKISRMCAIWAFGKLQEHGHITNTFKAGVSQWIPGLNATFHLLLSFVRSFYSTKLDSPDTPKALKSLLVNHDYPPVKEELSDQGTMLTVPIVTLKTGTFSRKPIHLIEKCVKLFDQSRPEDFYAREDFVLMKSLFRKKDSIDAISKKMSKESRRLLKEMNTKHSTFQAGWAKRNPLPNTFNKADYLRWGRVDIDDYFIWAWICSLSHEQTPDKRKIFGRSLIIEFEVDGFKKWIILEEADISIDDGMEETTDDNKSGISQPQGNGTPMSEKPQKAAAPFHVREENNISPSPRPPLSYDSNNQQSVNDVGQGINLNKPETSRGHHLQDAMDTQGNLQITESAKKSKWNAISHLCRKSPGGPSDILDRRQTSSVYDECSIIDNTVAVQSLPALPPPDEITPKIPPRCPSRPRGSGQMSPVLPPSPSASQAIVNNDHLKVNAVVGLSPGSSESLPSPLNDNQLAVRPAVVAGRDDDVKRTKSYEPSPVLPSSGPKFPSEQNPTLAALSDDTITVYRPRKSRPMSSSVQENSGATEHVPRPVSNTNNAYPARLSSSSPLSSAYTSSHNDPPQPVPQPVSRIAALAAASSNSGMTFASAVNSSGSTTPTVSDMNSTAGPYPVSSASSVSPHDSMPSTGLVHNVNNATTSTMYPKRQSATANPYYTTHQTGSQPNLTHSMPPPHLRPQSSPQPIQSGNFSDLPPVSNSHPPTRDGVPQVRPGQPHQPPQQHPQQYRQQHMQQHMQQQHMQSRMPIANQPMRSTPAGGVRHDSPMHMQQDYYRDFLPASPMHQNQRQFSPQPQQLPHAQIPPGAMRGGSRAPMPQAPPMHMQTYTADGAYANNWQPKANYPAPGVDLGYAPSVQPTGKLHSGFASRVQGKKRLQHDLRNGAFGI, from the coding sequence ATGGCAAATATGCTTCAAAACTCAAAGGTTTTACCAGAATACGGAAACTATTCCAGTAGTGGGAGGAATGGTGTTAGTGGTGGTGACAGTGTTATTAGATCTGAGGGAGGAACTAAAGTGGTATCTGGAAATTCCAAAACACAGGCTGTTGgtgatgatgaagaattTGAGTTTTATCAATCGTTTACGGAGGATAAGGTACGCCTTGTGATTCATGCTATTACAAAAAGTTTGAAAGCATCCAGGACTGAAGAGGAGTATATATTTTTACCATTTCGACCAGGACACTCGAATCAGAAGCTTTTGGTGTTTTTAAATTCGGTTTTTCCGATGGGAAATAGCCAAGCAGTTGGAGAAAATAAGCTGCATAAGATTATTGCTAAGACAGACACATGGACATTGGTTCAGGCACTCAAATACATTTGGTGTCGGTTGCCTGGAGGCGAAGTGATCGGGTGGGAGTCTTATGAGATGTTCAGACAGGAAGAAGAGAGGCAGGGGTATCCAGCCCAGTCCTTTCTGGAAATCATGCCAAAATGTCTTCGGTCACAAGACCATGCTTCAATTGTTTATGACTTTTTTGATTTGTTGATAGCGGTTTCTTGTTCGCCAAATACCAAGGTTAGTGCGAAGAAAATATCAAGAATGTGTGCTATCTGGGCGTTTGGGAAGCTTCAAGAACACGGCCATATTACCAATACTTTTAAGGCGGGTGTTTCTCAGTGGATACCTGGCTTGAATGCTACTTTTCATTTGCTACTGTCGTTTGTAAGGTCGTTTTATTCTACTAAATTGGATAGTCCTGACACTCCTAAGGCGTTGAAAAGTTTGCTGGTAAACCACGATTATCCCCCAGTTAAAGAGGAACTTTCAGACCAGGGAACTATGCTTACTGTTCCAATTGTAACGTTAAAAACAGGTACGTTTTCCAGGAAGCCGATCCACCTGATTGAGAAATGTGTTAAGTTATTTGATCAGTCCAGACCGGAGGATTTTTACGCTCGTGAAGACTTTGTTTTAATGAAGTCTTTATTTAGGAAGAAGGATAGCATAGATGCTATTTCCAAAAAGATGTCTAAGGAATCACGTAGATTGCTCAAGGAGATGAACACCAAGCACTCAACCTTTCAGGCAGGATGGGCTAAGCGTAATCCATTGCCGAACACCTTCAATAAGGCAGACTATCTCAGATGGGGTCGGGTGGATATTGATGACTATTTTATTTGGGCTTGGATATGTTCTTTATCTCATGAGCAAACTCCTGACAAGCGGAAAATATTCGGGCGCTCGCTAATTATCGAATTCGAGGTTGATGGGTTTAAAAAATGGATAATCCTAGAGGAAGCAGATATTTCCATTGACGATGGAATGGAGGAAACGACAGATGATAACAAAAGTGGCATTTCTCAGCCCCAAGGAAATGGTACGCCTATGTCTGAAAAACCTCAAAAGGCCGCCGCTCCTTTTCATGTACGAGAGGAAAACAATATATCACCATCTCCGCGACCGCCTTTATCGTATGATTCGAACAACCAGCAATCTGTTAATGATGTTGGTCAAGGTATTAATCTTAATAAGCCGGAGACATCGCGTGGCCACCATCTGCAAGACGCCATGGATACTCAGGGTAACCTTCAGATTACTGAAAGTGCCAAGAAATCTAAGTGGAATGCAATCAGCCATTTGTGTAGGAAAAGTCCAGGTGGACCTTCAGATATTCTGGATAGAAGGCAAACTTCGTCTGTTTACGATGAGTGTAGTATCATTGATAATACAGTAGCAGTACAAAGCTTGCCAGCACTACCTCCTCCCGATGAGATCACACCTAAAATTCCCCCACGTTGCCCTAGTAGACCAAGAGGATCAGGACAGATGTCGCCAGTTTTACCTCCGTCTCCTTCTGCCTCGCAAGCTATTGTCAATAATGATCATTTGAAGGTAAACGCTGTAGTAGGTTTGTCTCCTGGTTCATCTGAATCTCTTCCTTCTCCGCTAAACGATAACCAACTTGCAGTGAGGCCTGCTGTGGTTGCTGGTAGAGATGACGACGTTAAGAGAACTAAATCTTATGAGCCTTCACCAGTTCTTCCGAGCTCTGGGCCGAAATTTCCTAGCGAACAAAACCCAACTTTGGCTGCTTTATCTGATGATACCATAACAGTGTATCGTCCGCGCAAGTCCAGACCAATGTCATCTTCAGTGCAAGAAAATAGCGGGGCTACTGAACACGTACCACGCCCCGTTTCAAATACTAATAATGCTTATCCTGCTCGGCTTTCCTCCTCGTCGCCTTTATCATCAGCTTACACTTCTTCACATAATGACCCTCCTCAGCCAGTTCCGCAACCAGTTTCACGTATAGCAGCCCTCGCTGCAGCATCATCGAATTCCGGTATGACTTTTGCCTCTGCAGTGAATTCCTCTGGAAGTACGACGCCTACTGTTTCAGATATGAATTCAACCGCTGGCCCTTATCCCGTCTCGTCGGCGTCGTCTGTGTCACCTCATGATTCTATGCCGTCCACTGGGCTTGTCCATAATGTCAATAATGCTACTACTTCCACAATGTATCCAAAAAGGCAATCTGCAACGGCAAATCCCTACTATACTACTCATCAGACAGGAAGTCAACCAAACTTAACGCATTCGATGCCTCCACCACATCTCAGGCCCCAAAGTTCTCCACAGCCGATTCAATCAGGAAATTTCTCAGACCTTCCACCAGTCTCGAACTCCCATCCGCCAACAAGAGACGGGGTACCTCAAGTGCGTCCAGGCCAACCACACCAACCACCGCAACAGCACCCTCAACAGTACAGGCAGCAGCACATGCAACAACACATGCAACAGCAGCACATGCAATCGCGTATGCCCATCGCAAACCAACCAATGCGCTCTACCCCTGCAGGTGGTGTCCGTCACGATTCTCCTATGCATATGCAGCAAGACTATTATAGAGATTTCTTGCCTGCATCTCCTATGCATCAAAATCAAAGACAATTCTCACCACAACCTCAACAGTTACCACATGCTCAAATACCCCCGGGGGCTATGAGAGGCGGCTCCAGAGCTCCTATGCCACAAGCCCCTCCAATGCACATGCAAACCTACACGGCCGACGGTGCTTATGCAAACAATTGGCAACCAAAAGCAAATTACCCTGCGCCAGGAGTGGATCTAGGTTATGCACCCTCGGTCCAACCTACAGGGAAACTACATAGCGGCTTTGCCAGCCGAGTACAAGGCAAGAAAAGGCTTCAACATGATCTAAGGAATGGCGCCTTTGGAATATAG
- the IES4 gene encoding Ies4p (Syntenic homolog of Ashbya gossypii AAR145W-A; Syntenic homolog of Saccharomyces cerevisiae YOR189W (IES4)) → MSQDSKDQNPKQQTISKPAPWSPGETNIKSFSGYSLQFTTWASSCPKSKLHSPSTKSDTPPTTPAPSQLSQPSQQSPINPSAKSN, encoded by the coding sequence ATGTCACAAGACTCGAAAGATCAGAACCCAAAGCAGCAAACAATCTCTAAGCCCGCTCCATGGTCTCCGGGTGAGACTAACATAAAATCTTTCTCAGGATACTCACTACAATTTACTACCTGGGCTTCTTCCTGTCCGAAAAGTAAGCTGCATTCCCCTTCTACTAAGTCAGATACACCTCCAACAACCCCTGCGCCCTCACAATTGTCACAACCATCTCAACAATCACCAATTAACCCTTCAGCAAAATCAAACTAA